A genome region from Streptomyces xanthophaeus includes the following:
- a CDS encoding DUF3043 domain-containing protein produces the protein MGFVFGSRSSKEEKAAATDKVSADLSQPRDPQAPKGRPTPKRAVAQSQRKAVVASTGNRKEDAKRARERRRTEMAKQREALANGDERYLPTRDKGPVRRFVRDYVDSRYSVAEMFLPLAVVILVLSMVRQPSIQTIALTLWLVVIVLILLDSIGLVFRLRKALVTRFPDEPRRGAIAYGLMRTLQMRRLRLPKPQVKRGERP, from the coding sequence TTGGGTTTTGTGTTTGGTAGCCGCTCCTCCAAGGAAGAGAAGGCCGCCGCCACCGACAAGGTGAGCGCCGACCTCTCGCAGCCCCGTGACCCGCAGGCCCCGAAGGGCCGCCCTACGCCGAAGCGTGCTGTGGCCCAGTCGCAGCGCAAGGCCGTGGTGGCCTCGACCGGCAACCGCAAGGAGGATGCCAAGCGAGCCCGTGAGCGTCGCCGTACCGAGATGGCCAAGCAGCGCGAAGCGCTGGCCAACGGCGACGAGCGGTACCTGCCCACCCGTGACAAGGGCCCCGTCCGCCGCTTCGTCCGCGACTACGTGGACTCCCGCTACTCGGTCGCCGAGATGTTCCTGCCCCTGGCAGTGGTCATCCTGGTCCTGAGCATGGTGCGCCAGCCCTCGATCCAGACCATCGCGCTGACGCTGTGGCTCGTCGTGATCGTCCTGATCCTCCTCGACTCCATCGGCCTGGTCTTCCGTCTCCGCAAGGCCCTGGTCACGCGCTTCCCGGACGAGCCCCGCCGCGGCGCCATCGCCTACGGCCTCATGCGCACCCTCCAGATGCGCCGGCTCCGTCTTCCGAAGCCGCAGGTCAAGCGAGGGGAACGGCCCTGA
- a CDS encoding endo alpha-1,4 polygalactosaminidase, which translates to MRKLALLLAVPLLLLAACTTQPEPERDELSPDPPPGRRWQPKPGVGWQWQLTGKLDTSVKAAVYDVDGFNTTKEQLATLKKDGRKTICYISTGAWEDFRPDAADFPKTLLGEGNGWEGERWLDIRRLAELEPLMGKRFDMCKVKGFDAVEPDNMDGYANRSGFPLTADDQLKYNRLIARLAHDRGMSVGLKNDLDQIPELVGDFDFAVNEQCVEYEECDRYAPFTDAGKAVFHVEYEGKPKRWCPQARAAKLSSLQKRYDLDAWRQTCP; encoded by the coding sequence ATGAGGAAACTCGCACTCCTGCTGGCCGTCCCCCTGCTGCTGCTCGCCGCGTGCACCACCCAGCCGGAACCGGAACGCGACGAGCTGTCGCCCGACCCGCCGCCGGGCCGGCGGTGGCAGCCGAAGCCGGGGGTCGGCTGGCAGTGGCAGCTCACCGGCAAGCTCGACACCTCGGTGAAGGCGGCCGTGTACGACGTCGACGGGTTCAACACCACCAAGGAGCAGCTGGCCACCCTGAAGAAGGACGGCCGCAAGACCATCTGCTACATCTCCACCGGCGCCTGGGAGGACTTCCGGCCGGACGCCGCCGACTTCCCGAAGACGCTGCTGGGCGAGGGCAACGGCTGGGAGGGCGAACGCTGGCTGGACATCCGGCGCCTGGCGGAACTGGAACCGCTGATGGGCAAGCGGTTCGACATGTGCAAGGTGAAGGGCTTCGACGCGGTGGAGCCGGACAACATGGACGGCTACGCCAACCGGTCCGGGTTCCCGCTGACCGCGGACGACCAGCTGAAGTACAACCGCCTGATCGCCCGGCTGGCGCACGACCGGGGCATGTCGGTGGGGCTGAAGAACGACCTGGACCAGATCCCGGAGCTGGTGGGCGACTTCGACTTCGCGGTCAACGAGCAGTGCGTGGAGTACGAGGAGTGCGACCGGTACGCGCCGTTCACCGACGCGGGCAAGGCGGTGTTCCACGTGGAGTACGAGGGCAAGCCGAAGCGGTGGTGCCCGCAGGCCCGTGCGGCGAAGCTGAGCTCCCTCCAGAAGCGGTACGACCTGGACGCGTGGCGCCAAACCTGCCCCTAG
- a CDS encoding bifunctional adenosylcobinamide kinase/adenosylcobinamide-phosphate guanylyltransferase translates to MELTLLGTGTPEGLPRPGCPCAACAVSVGSRSRAATAVLVDGALLLDLTPGAVLAGARAGHSLAGVRQVLLTHPHDGPAVELPPGLPAAGRVPDGRELAVISGHRVRAVPMDAPGTGYEVTGPDGARLLYLPPGGAPAGVTDQTGRRPYDMVLMDVLGRPEALARLRASGAVGPATDVIAVHLDHDTPPGRELERRCAAAGARAVPDGTTVIVGEYHAAPDLPRRTLVLGGARSGKSVEAERRLESFPEVVYVATGGTRGGDAEWAQRVGLHRERRPGSWRTVETCELVPLLAADGPPLLIDCLALWLTDAMDRAGAWDDAVWAKDGQQQLAGRTAELVAAVRATRRQVVLVSNEVGSGVVPATASGRRFRDELGRLNAAVAGECEHVLLVVAGLVTVLKE, encoded by the coding sequence GTGGAACTCACTCTGCTCGGCACCGGAACACCCGAGGGCCTGCCCCGCCCGGGCTGCCCCTGTGCGGCCTGCGCCGTCTCCGTCGGCTCGCGCTCCCGCGCCGCCACCGCCGTCCTCGTCGACGGGGCGCTGCTGCTGGACCTGACCCCCGGGGCGGTGCTGGCGGGCGCCCGGGCCGGGCATTCGCTGGCCGGTGTGCGGCAGGTGCTGCTGACCCATCCGCACGACGGGCCCGCGGTCGAGCTGCCGCCCGGGCTGCCGGCCGCCGGGCGGGTGCCGGACGGGCGGGAGCTCGCGGTGATCTCGGGGCACCGGGTGCGGGCGGTGCCGATGGACGCGCCCGGCACCGGGTACGAGGTGACGGGCCCGGACGGCGCCCGGCTGCTGTACCTGCCGCCGGGCGGGGCCCCGGCGGGGGTCACCGACCAGACCGGGCGGCGCCCGTACGACATGGTCCTCATGGATGTGCTGGGCCGGCCCGAGGCGCTGGCGCGGCTGCGGGCGAGCGGCGCCGTCGGCCCGGCGACGGACGTGATCGCCGTCCACCTGGACCACGACACCCCGCCGGGCCGGGAGCTGGAGCGCCGGTGCGCGGCGGCCGGGGCCCGGGCGGTGCCGGACGGGACGACCGTGATCGTCGGGGAGTACCACGCGGCCCCGGACCTGCCGCGCCGGACCCTGGTGCTGGGCGGGGCGCGCTCCGGCAAGTCCGTGGAGGCGGAGCGGCGACTGGAGTCCTTCCCGGAGGTGGTCTACGTGGCCACCGGCGGCACCCGGGGCGGCGACGCGGAATGGGCCCAGCGGGTCGGCCTGCACCGGGAGCGCCGGCCGGGGAGCTGGCGGACGGTGGAGACGTGCGAGCTGGTTCCGCTGCTGGCCGCCGACGGGCCGCCGCTGCTGATCGACTGCCTGGCGCTGTGGCTGACGGACGCGATGGACCGGGCCGGGGCGTGGGACGACGCGGTGTGGGCCAAGGACGGGCAGCAGCAGCTCGCCGGGCGGACCGCCGAGCTGGTGGCGGCCGTACGCGCGACCCGCCGTCAGGTGGTGCTGGTCAGCAACGAGGTCGGCTCGGGCGTCGTCCCGGCGACCGCGTCGGGCCGCCGCTTCCGCGACGAGCTGGGCCGGCTGAACGCGGCCGTCGCGGGCGAGTGCGAGCACGTGCTTCTCGTCGTCGCGGGCCTGGTGACCGTACTCAAGGAATAG
- the cobT gene encoding nicotinate-nucleotide--dimethylbenzimidazole phosphoribosyltransferase encodes MSTLNLDDFSDLIERPDGGVRRDAEERRERLAVPPGALGRLDELAEWLAAAQGRVPVKPIERPRVVLFAADHGIAAEGVSARAASTGHELVRAVLEGASPVAVLAGRFGATIRIVDAGLDCDPELLPADVVGHRIRRGSGRIDVEDALTAEEAEAAVRLGMRIADEEADSGTDLVVLGDLSVGGTTVAATLVAALCGTDASVVTGRGGLPIDDLTWMRKCAAIRDALRRARPVLGDQVALLAAVGGADVAAITGFLLQCAVRRTPVILDGVVSAACGLVAQRAAFRAPDWWLAGQASGEPGQAKALDRMALNPVLDHGVTVGEGTGALLALPLVQAAAALAAELPERAVEEPTE; translated from the coding sequence ATGAGCACGCTGAATCTCGACGACTTCTCCGATCTGATCGAGCGCCCCGACGGGGGCGTCCGGCGTGACGCCGAGGAACGCCGTGAGCGCCTCGCCGTCCCGCCCGGCGCGCTGGGCCGGCTCGACGAACTCGCCGAGTGGCTCGCCGCCGCGCAGGGTCGGGTTCCGGTCAAACCGATCGAGCGCCCGCGCGTGGTGCTGTTCGCCGCCGACCACGGGATCGCCGCCGAGGGCGTCTCCGCCCGGGCCGCGTCCACCGGCCACGAACTGGTGCGGGCCGTCCTCGAAGGGGCCAGCCCCGTGGCCGTCCTGGCCGGCCGGTTCGGCGCCACCATACGGATCGTCGACGCCGGGCTCGACTGCGACCCCGAGCTGCTCCCCGCGGACGTGGTCGGGCACCGGATCCGGCGGGGCAGCGGCCGGATCGACGTGGAGGACGCGCTGACGGCCGAGGAGGCCGAGGCCGCGGTGCGGCTCGGGATGCGGATCGCCGACGAGGAGGCCGACTCGGGAACGGACCTGGTCGTCCTCGGTGACCTGAGCGTGGGCGGGACCACCGTCGCCGCGACCCTCGTCGCCGCCCTGTGCGGAACGGACGCCTCGGTGGTCACCGGGCGCGGCGGCCTGCCCATCGACGACCTGACGTGGATGCGCAAGTGCGCGGCGATCCGCGACGCGCTGCGCCGGGCCCGCCCGGTCCTGGGCGACCAGGTGGCGCTGCTGGCCGCGGTCGGCGGTGCGGACGTGGCCGCCATCACCGGATTCCTCCTCCAGTGCGCGGTGCGCCGTACGCCCGTCATCCTTGACGGTGTCGTTTCGGCCGCGTGCGGGCTGGTGGCCCAGCGGGCCGCGTTCCGGGCTCCGGACTGGTGGCTGGCCGGACAGGCCAGCGGCGAGCCGGGCCAGGCGAAGGCACTTGACCGAATGGCGCTCAACCCCGTGCTCGACCACGGCGTCACAGTAGGTGAAGGTACCGGGGCACTGCTGGCTCTCCCCCTCGTCCAGGCGGCCGCCGCACTCGCGGCGGAACTCCCGGAGCGGGCGGTGGAGGAGCCGACGGAATGA
- a CDS encoding PspA/IM30 family protein: MSGVMKRMGMIFRAKANKALDRAEDPRETLDYSYQKQLELLQKVRRGVADVATSRKRLELQLNQLQGQSAKLEDQGRKALALGREDLAREALSRRASLQQQVSDLEVQHQTLQGEEEKLTLAAQRLQAKVDAFRTKKETIKATYTAAQAQTRIAESFSGISEEMSDVGLAIQRAEDKTAQLQARAGAIDELLASGALDDQSGLGSKDDIQAELDRLSGGTDVELELQRMKAELAGGPSAQQQAIEGGAQGNGQQPQTPHRFDKQ; the protein is encoded by the coding sequence ATGAGCGGTGTCATGAAGCGTATGGGGATGATCTTCCGCGCGAAGGCGAACAAGGCCCTTGACCGGGCCGAGGACCCGCGCGAAACCCTCGACTACTCGTACCAGAAGCAGCTGGAGCTGCTGCAGAAGGTGCGCCGCGGGGTCGCCGACGTGGCGACCTCCCGCAAGCGCCTGGAACTGCAGCTCAACCAGCTCCAGGGGCAGTCCGCCAAGCTGGAGGACCAGGGCCGCAAGGCCCTCGCCCTGGGCCGCGAGGACCTGGCCCGCGAGGCCCTCTCCCGGCGCGCCTCGCTCCAGCAGCAGGTCAGCGACCTGGAGGTGCAGCACCAGACCCTGCAGGGCGAGGAGGAGAAGCTGACCCTCGCCGCCCAGCGGCTCCAGGCCAAGGTGGACGCCTTCCGTACGAAGAAGGAGACCATCAAGGCCACCTACACGGCGGCCCAGGCGCAGACCCGGATCGCGGAGTCCTTCTCCGGCATCTCCGAGGAGATGAGCGACGTCGGCCTGGCCATCCAGCGGGCCGAGGACAAGACCGCTCAGCTGCAGGCCCGCGCCGGTGCGATCGACGAGCTGCTGGCCTCCGGCGCGCTCGACGACCAGAGCGGCCTCGGCTCCAAGGACGACATCCAGGCCGAGCTGGACCGCCTCTCGGGCGGTACGGACGTGGAGCTGGAGCTCCAGCGCATGAAGGCCGAGCTGGCGGGCGGCCCCTCCGCCCAGCAGCAGGCCATCGAGGGCGGCGCGCAGGGCAACGGTCAGCAGCCGCAGACCCCGCACCGGTTCGACAAGCAGTAG
- the pelF gene encoding GT4 family glycosyltransferase PelF: MSHGRHVTMLTEGTYPHVHGGVSTWCDQLVRGMPEVDFNVIALTGSGREPVTWELPRNVYRHTAFPLWGPLPSRIRRSALRGKAHRRFTEVYESFLLSLLDPEPDPARHSFSEALRELAVLARAGKLAPALRSESVLRLLMTVWTRPGLVTAQAGPTIHDALTATDLLEHALRPLGVRIPPDSVAHAVSSGLATLPALAAKYLDGVPFLLTEHGIYLRERYLGYRSAAQRWPVKALMLGFYRELNTEGYRQADLITPCNQYNRRWEERGGADSDRIRTVYNGVDPHAFPEAGPEPDVPTLSWCGRIDPIKDLETLIRAYAFMREELPALRLRLFGPVPAGCEEYKLRLEKLAAELGVTDGITYEGRIDQVAQAYAAGSVVMLSSISEGFPFSIIEAMSCGRTTVSTDVGGVREAVGDTGLVVPPREPETMARATLALLRDDERRAELGRMSRKRVVEKFTLHRSVDGFRHIYRELAGQPVLPVHAGDEWTQRLADPWYRELAADGSLW; the protein is encoded by the coding sequence ATGAGTCATGGGCGTCACGTCACCATGCTCACCGAAGGCACCTATCCGCACGTCCACGGGGGCGTCAGCACCTGGTGCGACCAACTGGTACGAGGTATGCCGGAGGTCGACTTCAACGTCATAGCCCTGACCGGCTCCGGACGAGAGCCGGTCACCTGGGAACTGCCCCGCAACGTCTACCGGCACACCGCCTTCCCGCTCTGGGGGCCGCTCCCGTCCCGCATCCGCCGGTCGGCCCTGCGCGGCAAGGCCCACCGCCGCTTCACCGAGGTCTACGAGAGCTTCCTGCTCTCCCTGCTCGACCCCGAGCCCGATCCCGCCCGGCACAGCTTCTCCGAGGCCCTGCGCGAACTGGCCGTCCTGGCCCGGGCCGGCAAACTCGCACCGGCCCTGCGCTCCGAATCGGTCCTGCGGCTCCTGATGACCGTATGGACCCGCCCCGGGCTCGTCACCGCCCAGGCAGGGCCCACCATCCACGACGCGCTCACCGCCACCGACCTGCTGGAACACGCACTGCGCCCGCTCGGTGTCCGGATCCCGCCCGACAGCGTCGCGCACGCCGTCAGCAGCGGCCTCGCCACCCTCCCGGCCCTCGCCGCCAAATACCTCGACGGGGTCCCCTTCCTGCTCACCGAGCACGGCATCTACCTGCGCGAGCGCTACCTCGGCTACCGCAGCGCCGCCCAGCGCTGGCCCGTCAAGGCCCTCATGCTCGGCTTCTACCGCGAGCTCAACACCGAGGGCTACCGGCAGGCCGACCTGATCACCCCGTGCAACCAGTACAACCGCCGCTGGGAGGAGCGCGGAGGCGCCGATTCCGACCGCATCCGCACCGTCTACAACGGCGTCGACCCGCACGCGTTCCCCGAGGCCGGCCCCGAACCCGACGTGCCCACCCTCAGCTGGTGCGGCCGCATCGACCCGATCAAGGACCTCGAAACCCTCATCCGGGCCTACGCCTTCATGCGCGAGGAACTGCCCGCCCTGCGGCTGCGCCTCTTCGGCCCCGTCCCGGCCGGCTGCGAGGAGTACAAGCTCCGCCTGGAGAAGCTCGCCGCCGAACTCGGCGTGACCGACGGGATCACCTACGAGGGCCGCATCGACCAGGTGGCCCAGGCCTACGCGGCCGGCAGCGTCGTCATGCTCTCCTCCATCAGCGAGGGCTTCCCCTTCAGCATCATCGAAGCCATGTCCTGCGGCCGCACCACCGTCTCCACCGACGTCGGCGGCGTCCGCGAGGCCGTCGGCGACACCGGCCTCGTCGTACCGCCCCGCGAGCCCGAGACCATGGCCCGCGCCACCCTCGCCCTGCTCCGCGACGACGAACGCCGGGCCGAACTCGGCCGGATGTCCCGCAAGCGGGTCGTGGAGAAGTTCACCCTCCACCGGTCCGTGGACGGCTTCCGGCACATCTACCGCGAACTCGCCGGCCAGCCCGTCCTGCCCGTCCACGCGGGCGACGAATGGACCCAGCGGCTCGCCGATCCCTGGTACCGCGAACTCGCTGCCGACGGGAGCCTGTGGTGA
- a CDS encoding phosphatidylglycerol lysyltransferase domain-containing protein yields the protein MGEVRLTSAETDRTAAPATGPSAGRKETGGDPAGRAAGSGRETGRGSARSRHGAAFAVWYLRAVTFINFLSAVWVSLGQDLRRHNIEDFYTPYMLTAGFASGLFTLLLAVTLGRRKRASWILNLVLSGLLALLLAYALSTHEEIREHTQNWVSLVLTAAFTAALLLGRHEFYAKGDRSNPTLASAVAAVGLLLTSLVAALLVGATNTSPIASEASFPERWWYGVMRLITLTPGERASEAIVTPGWVDVCINVMSMLLLLAVLFAAFRSRRAVDPISEEDEERLRALLARQGDRDSLGYFALRREKSVIWSPTGKAAVTYRVVGGVSLASGDPIGDPEAWPGAIDPWLAEAREHGWVPAVMGASEEAGQIYARHGLDALELGDEAIVETADFTLEGRAMRTVRQAFNRVRRAGYTVRIRRHDDIPAEEMAELVRRADDWRDGATERGFSMALGRLGDPADGQCVMLECTDGNGELRAVLSFVPWGPKGLSLDLMRRDRDSENGLMEFMVIELLERSKEIGVTQVSLNFAMFRSVFERGSRLGAGPVLRMWRSLLSFFSRWWQIESLYRANAKYRPIWEPRFMLFEKSSDLLRIGVAAGRAEGFLEAPGLPKWLHRRHLETRR from the coding sequence ATGGGAGAGGTCCGTTTGACCAGCGCAGAGACCGACCGCACCGCCGCACCGGCGACCGGTCCGTCAGCCGGCAGGAAAGAGACCGGCGGCGACCCCGCCGGCAGGGCGGCGGGGAGCGGCCGGGAGACCGGCCGGGGGAGCGCCCGTTCACGGCACGGCGCCGCGTTCGCGGTGTGGTACCTGCGCGCCGTCACCTTCATCAACTTCCTCAGCGCGGTGTGGGTTTCGCTCGGGCAAGACCTGAGGCGCCACAACATCGAGGACTTCTACACCCCGTACATGCTCACCGCGGGGTTCGCCTCCGGGCTGTTCACGCTGCTGCTCGCCGTCACCCTCGGCCGCCGCAAGCGGGCCTCCTGGATCCTCAACCTCGTCCTCAGCGGCCTCCTGGCCCTGCTGCTCGCCTACGCGCTGTCCACCCACGAGGAGATCCGCGAGCACACGCAGAACTGGGTCTCCCTGGTCCTGACCGCCGCCTTCACGGCGGCCCTGCTGCTGGGCCGTCACGAGTTCTACGCCAAGGGCGACCGCTCCAACCCGACGCTCGCCAGCGCCGTCGCCGCCGTCGGTCTGCTGCTCACCTCGCTGGTCGCGGCCCTGCTCGTCGGCGCCACCAACACCTCCCCGATCGCCTCGGAGGCCTCGTTCCCGGAGCGCTGGTGGTACGGCGTGATGCGGCTGATCACCCTGACGCCCGGCGAGCGGGCCTCCGAGGCGATCGTCACGCCCGGCTGGGTGGACGTGTGCATCAACGTCATGTCGATGCTGCTGCTGCTCGCCGTGCTGTTCGCCGCCTTCCGCTCGCGCCGCGCCGTCGACCCGATCAGCGAGGAGGACGAGGAGCGGCTGCGGGCGCTGCTGGCCCGGCAGGGCGACCGCGACTCGCTCGGCTACTTCGCGCTGCGCCGCGAGAAGTCCGTCATCTGGTCCCCCACCGGCAAGGCCGCCGTCACCTACCGCGTCGTCGGCGGGGTCTCCCTGGCCTCCGGCGACCCGATCGGAGACCCGGAAGCCTGGCCCGGCGCCATCGATCCGTGGCTGGCCGAGGCCCGTGAGCACGGCTGGGTGCCGGCCGTGATGGGGGCGAGCGAGGAGGCCGGGCAGATCTACGCGCGGCACGGCCTGGACGCCCTCGAACTCGGTGACGAGGCGATCGTCGAGACCGCCGACTTCACCCTGGAGGGCCGTGCGATGCGGACCGTCCGGCAGGCATTCAACCGCGTCAGGAGGGCCGGGTACACGGTCCGCATCCGCCGCCACGACGACATCCCGGCCGAGGAGATGGCCGAGCTGGTGCGCCGTGCCGACGACTGGCGCGACGGCGCCACCGAGCGCGGCTTCTCCATGGCGCTGGGCCGCCTGGGTGATCCCGCCGACGGCCAGTGCGTGATGCTGGAGTGCACCGACGGCAACGGCGAGCTGCGGGCCGTGCTGTCCTTCGTACCGTGGGGTCCCAAGGGCCTGTCGCTCGACCTGATGCGCCGTGACCGGGACTCCGAGAACGGCCTGATGGAGTTCATGGTCATCGAACTCCTCGAACGCTCCAAGGAGATCGGGGTCACCCAGGTCTCCCTCAACTTCGCGATGTTCCGGTCCGTCTTCGAGCGCGGGTCCAGGCTCGGCGCCGGTCCGGTGCTGCGGATGTGGCGCTCGCTGCTCAGCTTCTTCTCCCGCTGGTGGCAGATCGAGTCCCTCTACCGGGCCAACGCCAAATACCGGCCGATCTGGGAACCGCGGTTCATGCTCTTCGAGAAGAGTTCGGACCTGCTGCGGATCGGTGTCGCGGCCGGCCGGGCCGAGGGCTTCCTGGAGGCCCCCGGCCTTCCGAAGTGGCTGCACCGCAGACACCTGGAGACCCGCCGTTGA
- a CDS encoding sensor histidine kinase — protein MRPYRIRVTTDSARFAPTRQWMRAHPLATDAVLAFGAFVAMVVGSFADPHGPHGPTFGTRTPEPFSLLLMLLGAAALVFRRRQPRAVLAVTCGLSLLELTTGEPRAPVAMCAVIALYTVAAHTDRPTTWRIGLLTMAGLTGVAMLAGPLPWYAQENIGIFAWTGMAAAAGDAVRSRRAFVDAIRERAERAERTRDEEARRRVAEERLRIARDLHDVVAHHIALVNVQAGVAAHVMDKRPDQAKEALAHVRDASRSALNELRATVGLLRQSGDPEAPTEPAPGLGVLDELVDTFRHAGLPVEVIVQLDGAAGPLPAAVDLAAYRVIQEALTNVRKHAGPGAKAEVSVVGVGPSVEVTVLDDGGETADAAPEPADPGGGHGLLGMRERTGALGGSCFAGPRYGGGYRVHAILPMG, from the coding sequence ATGAGGCCGTACCGTATCCGGGTGACGACAGACTCCGCGCGGTTCGCCCCCACCCGGCAGTGGATGCGGGCCCACCCGCTGGCCACCGATGCCGTGCTGGCGTTCGGGGCGTTCGTCGCCATGGTCGTCGGCTCCTTCGCCGATCCGCACGGACCGCACGGGCCCACCTTCGGGACGCGCACCCCGGAGCCGTTCTCGCTGCTGCTGATGCTGCTCGGCGCGGCCGCCCTGGTCTTCCGGCGCCGTCAGCCGCGCGCCGTGCTCGCCGTGACCTGCGGGCTGTCCCTGCTGGAGCTGACCACCGGGGAGCCGCGGGCGCCCGTCGCCATGTGCGCGGTGATCGCCCTGTACACGGTGGCCGCCCACACCGACCGGCCGACGACCTGGCGGATCGGGCTGCTCACCATGGCGGGGCTGACGGGCGTGGCCATGCTCGCCGGGCCGCTGCCCTGGTACGCCCAGGAGAACATCGGGATCTTCGCCTGGACCGGGATGGCCGCGGCCGCCGGGGACGCCGTACGCAGCCGGCGGGCCTTCGTCGACGCCATCCGGGAACGGGCCGAGCGCGCCGAGCGGACCCGGGACGAGGAGGCCAGGCGGCGGGTCGCCGAGGAGCGGCTGCGGATCGCCCGGGACCTGCACGACGTCGTGGCCCATCACATCGCCCTGGTCAACGTGCAGGCGGGAGTGGCCGCGCACGTCATGGACAAGCGCCCGGACCAGGCCAAGGAGGCGCTGGCGCACGTACGGGACGCCAGCCGGTCGGCGCTGAACGAACTGCGAGCCACGGTCGGGCTGCTGCGGCAGTCCGGCGACCCGGAGGCGCCGACGGAGCCGGCGCCGGGGCTCGGCGTCCTGGACGAGCTGGTGGACACCTTCCGGCACGCCGGGCTGCCGGTGGAGGTGATCGTCCAGCTGGACGGGGCGGCGGGGCCGCTGCCGGCGGCCGTGGACCTGGCGGCCTACCGGGTGATCCAGGAGGCGCTGACGAACGTCCGCAAGCACGCAGGCCCCGGCGCGAAGGCCGAGGTCAGCGTGGTCGGAGTCGGGCCGTCGGTGGAGGTGACCGTCCTCGACGACGGCGGTGAGACGGCCGACGCGGCCCCGGAACCGGCCGACCCGGGCGGCGGCCACGGCCTCCTCGGCATGCGCGAGCGCACCGGCGCCCTGGGCGGCTCCTGCTTCGCGGGCCCCCGCTACGGCGGCGGCTACCGAGTCCACGCCATCCTCCCCATGGGATAG
- a CDS encoding spherulation-specific family 4 protein, whose translation MTHHPSEKKDPMLLVPLYEHPADRPEAWERLIRSAGRLHSVVLNPDSGPGAARDERFAVVAERLREAGVPVLGYADTDYGRRPHAEVVQDLLRHRDWYTTDGAFLDQASADPELLPHYGRLAVAARAAGARTLVLNHGVHPHPGYAELADLLVTFEGPWDAYRDAAAVPPWTADHPAQRFCHLVYAVPPGALAARLAEELASERGAGVHCAVPGSGAHPWGTLPYALEAAG comes from the coding sequence ATGACGCACCATCCGTCCGAGAAGAAGGACCCCATGCTGCTGGTGCCCCTCTACGAGCATCCCGCCGACCGGCCGGAAGCCTGGGAGCGGCTCATCCGCTCCGCCGGCCGGCTGCACTCGGTGGTCCTCAACCCCGACAGCGGTCCGGGTGCCGCCCGCGACGAACGGTTCGCCGTCGTCGCCGAACGGCTGCGTGAGGCCGGGGTACCCGTCCTCGGGTACGCCGACACCGACTACGGGCGGCGCCCGCACGCCGAGGTGGTGCAGGACCTGCTGCGCCACCGCGACTGGTACACCACCGACGGGGCCTTCCTCGACCAGGCCTCCGCCGACCCCGAACTGCTCCCGCACTACGGGCGGCTCGCGGTGGCCGCCCGGGCCGCGGGCGCCCGTACCCTCGTCCTCAACCACGGGGTCCACCCGCACCCCGGCTACGCCGAACTCGCCGACCTGCTCGTCACCTTCGAGGGCCCCTGGGACGCCTACCGGGACGCGGCCGCCGTACCGCCCTGGACCGCCGACCATCCGGCCCAGCGGTTCTGCCACCTCGTGTACGCCGTCCCGCCGGGCGCGCTCGCCGCCCGGCTCGCCGAGGAGCTCGCCTCCGAACGCGGGGCCGGGGTGCACTGCGCCGTCCCGGGCAGCGGCGCGCACCCCTGGGGGACCCTCCCGTACGCCCTGGAGGCGGCGGGATGA
- a CDS encoding class I SAM-dependent methyltransferase, with translation MSGEGFAEGARLWLEGLGGLRNAVRQELVGRQVDEQIAQRFPVGQRLRVLDVGMGQGTQALRLARAGHKVTGLEQDAGMLAVAREALASEPEGIRDRVSLLEGDGRETGAHFLPGSFDVVLCHGVLMYVPEPDAMLAGLARMLAPGGLLSLLVRNGDALAMRPGLGGDWKGALAAFDSTDYTNRLGLDVRADRLAGLTATLSGIGAPLQSWYGVRVFTDGTEAGEILPPDEELERLLAAEDRAGRTDPYRGVAALLHLCGVRG, from the coding sequence ATGTCGGGGGAAGGCTTCGCGGAAGGCGCCCGGCTCTGGCTCGAAGGCCTGGGCGGGCTGCGCAACGCCGTCCGGCAGGAGCTCGTGGGCCGGCAGGTCGACGAGCAGATCGCGCAGCGCTTCCCGGTCGGGCAGCGGCTGCGCGTGCTCGACGTAGGCATGGGCCAGGGCACGCAGGCACTGCGGCTGGCCCGCGCCGGGCACAAGGTGACGGGCCTGGAGCAGGACGCGGGCATGCTGGCCGTCGCCCGTGAGGCGCTGGCATCGGAACCCGAAGGGATCCGCGACCGCGTCAGCCTCCTGGAGGGCGACGGACGCGAGACCGGGGCCCACTTCCTGCCGGGCAGCTTCGACGTGGTGCTGTGCCACGGGGTGTTGATGTACGTCCCCGAACCGGACGCCATGCTGGCCGGGCTGGCCCGGATGCTGGCCCCGGGCGGGCTGCTGTCCCTGCTGGTGCGCAACGGCGACGCGCTCGCCATGCGGCCGGGCCTGGGCGGCGACTGGAAGGGCGCGCTGGCCGCGTTCGACTCCACCGACTACACGAACCGGCTGGGCCTGGACGTCCGCGCGGACCGGCTGGCCGGACTGACGGCGACCCTGTCGGGGATCGGTGCGCCGCTGCAGTCCTGGTACGGCGTCCGCGTCTTCACCGACGGCACCGAGGCGGGCGAGATCCTGCCGCCCGACGAGGAGCTGGAGCGGCTGCTGGCCGCCGAGGACCGCGCCGGGCGGACCGACCCCTACCGGGGTGTGGCGGCACTGCTGCACCTGTGCGGGGTACGGGGCTAG